Below is a window of Streptomyces genisteinicus DNA.
GTGGGGGCCCGGCAGGTGTTCGTGATGATGAAGCTGTTCACCCGGGACGGTGCGCCCAAGCTGGTGCCCGCGTGCACCTACCCCCTCACCGGACCCCGCTGCGTCCACCGCGTCTACACCGACCACGGCGTCTTCGCCGTCGGCCCGGACGGCGTCCGCGTGCGGGAGACGTACGGCATCTCCGTCGCCGCGCTGCGGGAGCGCCTGGCCGTCGAGCTGACGGGGTGACGGGCTTGCGGGCTGACAGGGCGGCGGGTGCCGGCGGGTTCGGAGGGCTGACCGGGCTGGTGGTTTACGCGGTGTCGTGAGTGCGGTCTGCACGTAAGCCGAGCGTTCGCCGTGCCGGGGCGGGGTTAGGATCTCCGGCATGGCGAACCTTCGTGAGGCGCAGAAGCAGCTGACCCGTCGTCTGCTGCTGGAGTCGGGACTGCGGCTCTTCACGGCGAAGGGGTACGCCGCCACCACGGTGGACGACATCGCCACCGCCGCGGGCACCACGCGCGTCACCTTCTACGCGTACTTCCCGTCCCGCAGCGAGCTGATGCGGGCGCTCATCGACGAGCAGCTCAACGAGGTGCTGCGGCGCGTCCGTTCGCCCGAGCACGGCTCCACCGCCCGGGACCTGGTGGCGACCGTCGCCGAAGGGACACCGGAGGCGATCACGGCCTGGCTGCGCCGGACCGCCGAGAGCTGGTCCGAGATCCGCCCGATCATCCGCATCGGCCGGGACGCCGCGGTCGTCGACCCCGACCTGCCCGACCTGGTGGAACGCTGGCTGGAGGAGGCCGTCGGCGACATCGAGGACGGCCTCACCGCGGCCGGCCGGTTCGCACCCCACCAGCGGCACTTCCGGGGGGTGCTCGCCATGTCCCAGCTCGACTACGTGGCCCAGCACGGGGACGACTCCGACTGGAAGCTCACCCGCGACCAGATGCTGGAAGAGCTGGCCGACAGCTGGGTGCGCCTGCTGACCTGACCGGCTTCCGGGCGCCCCGCCTCCGGCGCCCGCGGCCCGTACCCCTGACCTCTGGCGCCCGCGGCCCGCCTACGACCGCCTTCCGGCGCCAGGCGTCCGACGTCGGAGCTCCACCGCGCCGTCCCGGAGCGGCGGTGGCCGACCGGACGGTACCCGAGGGCGCACGTGTCCGGATTCCCGTCGTGCCGCGGGTCGCAGCCGACGGCGCGGAACGGGAACGTGCCCCGCGGGGGTCCCGGTCCTCTCCACCGTGACGCCGCGCGTGATCCGGTCCACCGTGATGCGGCGGCCCCGGCCCATGCGGGCCGGGACGGCCGACCGGCGGCGCGGGCCTCGTCCAGCGGTTCTCGGCGATCCGGCGGGCCGCGCGACGCGTGTGTACCGGCGGTCCCGCCCCGGCGGCCTCCGCCGTGACAGCCCTCGCCCCGGCGGGGTGCCCGTCCCCGCCTCGCGGAGGCGGGGACGGGCTGCCCGATGCCCCGCGCGGGACCTGCCCGGCCGTGCACGCCGGGCAGGTCCCGCGCCGAACAGCGGACGACCCGCGCGTGGACACCCGCGGTGCGTCCGGTGCCTCCGCCGTGTCCCGGTCCGGCGCGTCTGCGGTGTCCCCGTCCGGCCGTCCGCGGACCTCTCCCCGGCCTTTCGCGGCCCTCGTCCCGCCCGCTTCCGGACGCCTTCCGGCCCGCGCCGGACGTCCGGCGCCGCTCTCGCTCCCCGGCGCCTGCCGGGCGCCTTCCCCTCTCCTTCCGGTCCCGCGCAAGGCGTTCAGTCATGCTCGCGCAACCAGCGGGCAATTGTTTTTTCGTGGTGTTCGTTTCATTGACGGCATGTAAAGCGAATGGCTACCGTGATGGCAGCCACAGGGTGCGTGGGCACCCCGCGCCGGAGATGTGAGGCATGCGCATGAGCGTCGAGAGCACCACCGTCAACACCGTCCTCGGCCCCGTGCCGGCCGCGGAGCTGGGCGTCGTCTCGGTCCACGAAGCGCTGCTGTCGGTGGTGCCGGGCGCCGAGCACGCCCACGACATCACCATCGACCGCGCCGAGATCTTCGAGACCCTCGCCGCCCGCCTGAGGGACTTCAGGGCGCACGGCGGCGGCACGATCGTCGACAGCACCGGCATGTTCCACGGCCGGGACGTCCGGCTGTACGAGACCCTCTCCCGCGCCACCGGCGTGCACATCGTCGCCTCGACGGGCCAGGGCCCGGAGGAGCTGCTCGGCGGCTACTTCCTCACCCCGCAGACCAACCCGCCGACGCCGTGGCCGGCCGAGAAGTTCGCCGACCTCTTCACCAGGGAGATCACCGAGGGCATGGTCGTCCCGCGTGTCGAGCGGCGCGGCGCCGCCGGCCTGGTCGCCACCGCGGCCACCCGCACCGGCATGACCGCGACCGACGAGAGCCTGTTCCGCGGTGCGGCCCGCGCCGCGCTCGCCACCGGCGTCCCCGTCTCCCTCCGCTACGGCAAGGACGCCCCGCACGACCTCGGTCTGGTCCTGGACGAGAAGCTGCCCGCCGACCGGGTCGTCGTCGGCGGACTGGACCGCAGGGACGCCGTCGCCGCCGGAGCGCCCCTGGAGGTCGCCCGCCGCGGCGCGTACGTCGCGCTCGACCGCGTGGGCACGCGGGACGAGGACCACGTGACGGACGCCGAACGCGTCGCCCTCGTGCTGGAGCTGGCCGAGGCCGGTCTCGTCGGCCGGGTGCTGCTGTCGGCCGGCGCCACCGGCGTCGCCAAGGGCCACCCGGGCAACGACCTGCCGTACAGCCACGTCCTGACCGGCTTCGTCCCGCTCCTCGAGGCCCGGGGCCTCGGCGCGGACGACGTACGGCGGATTCTCGTGGACAACCCGCGGGACCTGCTGTCGGTGCGCTGAGCGCCCCGGCGGATACGGCCATCAAGTCTCTTTCCCGAAGGTGAGTGTGTTGTGTCGAGAGTGAACACGGTCCTGGGTCCCGTCCCGGCCGAGGAGCTGGGATTCGTCGCCGTCCACGAGCACATCGGGTACGGCATGCCCGGCTCCGAACTGGACACCAGGTGGTGGAAGACGCCCGAGGAGCGGTACGAGGAGACCGTCCCCAAGCTGCGCCGGTTCCACGAGCTGGGCGGCGGCACCTTCGTCGACGCCACCGGGATCTGCAACGGCCGCGACGTCGACCACTACAAGTCGCTGTCCGCGAAGACCGGCGTGCACATCGTCGCCTGCACCGGCTTCGTCGGCGGCGACACCGCCCTGCCGCACTTCGCGAACGCCGATGTCGACTACCTGACGCGGCAGTTCGTCCACGAGATCACCGTCGGCATCGGCGACACCGGCAGCCTCGCCGGCGTCATCAAGGTCGGTGTGAGCCGGGGCGGCCGGATGACCGGCCTGGACAAGCGGATCTACCGGGCCGCCGCCCGCGCCGCCCTCGCCACGGGCGCCCCCGTCCTCACCCACCTCGCGATCGACGCCGAGAACGCCGTCGCGATCTTCGAGGAGGAGCAACTGCCCCTGCACCGCGTCCTGTTCGGGCACGTCGACGACGGTGTCAACGCCGACCGGACGCGCGACGTGTGGATCGCCGAGCAGGGTGGCCGCATCGGCTTCGACACCTTCGGCTACGAGACCGAACTGCCCGACCCGCCGTTCTGGGCCCGCCCCCGCAAGGAACGCCTCGACCACTTCCTGCGCTTCGTCGACGGCGGCCGCCGGATCCACCAGGTCCTCGCCTCCGCCGACGCCAACTGCTCCCCGCTCGGCTGGCCCGGCGTCAAGGGGCACACCGTCAACTACCTCTTCGAGGACCTGATCCCGGACCTGCGCTCCGCCGGCCTCGACGACACGGCGATCAGGACCCTCTTCGTCGACAACCCTGCCGCCTTCCTGACCCTCCAGAAATAGAGAGAATCCACGATGCAGCCCTCGGACCTCGAGAAACTCACGATCGCCGTCGTCGGAGCCGGGTACGGCGGTGCCGCCGCCGCCAAGGCGCTCAGCCTCCTGGGCGCCAGGGTGGACGTCTACGAGCAGGCCGCCCGGATCCACGAGGTCGGCGCCGGCATCGGCCTGCGCCCCGCCACCATGAACCGCTTCCGCGAGTGGGGCATCTTCGACGCCGTCGCCGGCGTCAGCTCGCCCAGCGACCGCTTCGAGATCCTCACCGCCACCGGCGACCCCCTCATGAAGGAGGCGTGGCCCGCCGACGGCGACCAGGTCCACACCCACCTGATCCACCGCGGCGACTTCATCGACGCCCTCCTGGGCGCGCTCCCCGAGGGCATGGTGCACCTCGGCCGCAGACTGGAGGGCGTCGAGGACAGGGGCGGGGACGGCGCCGTCCTCACCTTCGCCGACGGCACCACCGCCGAGGCGGACCTGGTCGTCGGCGCCGACGGCATCAAGTCGGTCGTCCGCCGGCAGCTGTTCAGCCGCAAGCCCCCGGTGTTCTCCGGCGAGCACGCCTACCGCACGGTGATCTCCACCGACGCCGCCCACGGCATGGTCACCGACGACAACCTGCGCATGTACATCGGCCGCGGCACCAAGGTCTACCTGCTGCCGCTGCGCCACCGCGGCCAGGTGTCCTTCGATATCACGGCCCTCGACCCGGACGGCACCTGGGCGCCGCGGGTCACCAAGGAGGACCTGCTCAAGACGGTCGAGGGCTTCGACGAGCGGCTGGTGGCCATCACCCGCGACCTCGACATGGACACCGTGAACATCCGCGCGGTCTACGACATCGACCCCGTCGACACCTGGCACACGGACTCCGTCGTCCTGGTCGGCGACGCCGCCCACTCGATGCTCCACCACCAGGGCCAGGGCGCCAACTCGGCCATCGAGGACGGCGGCGCGCTCGCCGACGCCCTGAAGCGGGCCGGCTCCGTGAAGGAGGCGCTCGCCCTCTACCAGGCCACCCGCAAGCCGGTGACCGACGAACTGCAGCGCATCTCGCGCCAGGGCTGGACCGAGGAGGAGATCCACGAGGTCTTCCCCGGCCAGCGGCCTGCCGCCGAAGGACAGGAGTGACCCCGTGACGCTGCACCCCGAGATCGCCGCGTTCCTCGCCACCCGGCCGGCCCCGCCCGAGGGCCCGCTCGACCCCGCCGCCCTGCGCGCCGCCGACGAGGCGCACGTCGCCCCGCCCGGGGAGCGCCTGCCGCTGCACGCCGTCGAGGACATGACGGCCATGACGCCCGCCGGCGGCGTACCGGTCCGCGTCTACACACCCGCCGAGTCCGAACGCCACGGCCTCCTCGTGTACTTCCACGGCGGCGCCTTCTTCCTCGGCAGCCTCGACACCCATGACCACGTCGCCCGCTCGCTGGCGAAGGAGACCGGCCTCAAGGTCGTCTCCGCCGGCTACCGCCTGGCACCCGAGGCGGCCTTCCCGGCCGGCCTCGACGACTGCTGCGCGGTCGTGCGCTGGGCGGCGGGGGACGGCAGCGGACTGGACTGGGACGGCACGACCCTGGCCGTCGCCGGCGACAGCTCCGGCGGCACCCTCGCCGCGGCCGTCGCCGCCCGCGCCCATGACGACGGCTTCGACCGGATCACCCACCAGATCCTCTACTACCCGTCGCTCGACCTGGACTTCGACGCCGACCGCTACCCGTC
It encodes the following:
- a CDS encoding TetR/AcrR family transcriptional regulator, which codes for MANLREAQKQLTRRLLLESGLRLFTAKGYAATTVDDIATAAGTTRVTFYAYFPSRSELMRALIDEQLNEVLRRVRSPEHGSTARDLVATVAEGTPEAITAWLRRTAESWSEIRPIIRIGRDAAVVDPDLPDLVERWLEEAVGDIEDGLTAAGRFAPHQRHFRGVLAMSQLDYVAQHGDDSDWKLTRDQMLEELADSWVRLLT
- a CDS encoding phosphotriesterase — encoded protein: MSVESTTVNTVLGPVPAAELGVVSVHEALLSVVPGAEHAHDITIDRAEIFETLAARLRDFRAHGGGTIVDSTGMFHGRDVRLYETLSRATGVHIVASTGQGPEELLGGYFLTPQTNPPTPWPAEKFADLFTREITEGMVVPRVERRGAAGLVATAATRTGMTATDESLFRGAARAALATGVPVSLRYGKDAPHDLGLVLDEKLPADRVVVGGLDRRDAVAAGAPLEVARRGAYVALDRVGTRDEDHVTDAERVALVLELAEAGLVGRVLLSAGATGVAKGHPGNDLPYSHVLTGFVPLLEARGLGADDVRRILVDNPRDLLSVR
- a CDS encoding phosphotriesterase; protein product: MSRVNTVLGPVPAEELGFVAVHEHIGYGMPGSELDTRWWKTPEERYEETVPKLRRFHELGGGTFVDATGICNGRDVDHYKSLSAKTGVHIVACTGFVGGDTALPHFANADVDYLTRQFVHEITVGIGDTGSLAGVIKVGVSRGGRMTGLDKRIYRAAARAALATGAPVLTHLAIDAENAVAIFEEEQLPLHRVLFGHVDDGVNADRTRDVWIAEQGGRIGFDTFGYETELPDPPFWARPRKERLDHFLRFVDGGRRIHQVLASADANCSPLGWPGVKGHTVNYLFEDLIPDLRSAGLDDTAIRTLFVDNPAAFLTLQK
- a CDS encoding FAD-dependent oxidoreductase, which produces MQPSDLEKLTIAVVGAGYGGAAAAKALSLLGARVDVYEQAARIHEVGAGIGLRPATMNRFREWGIFDAVAGVSSPSDRFEILTATGDPLMKEAWPADGDQVHTHLIHRGDFIDALLGALPEGMVHLGRRLEGVEDRGGDGAVLTFADGTTAEADLVVGADGIKSVVRRQLFSRKPPVFSGEHAYRTVISTDAAHGMVTDDNLRMYIGRGTKVYLLPLRHRGQVSFDITALDPDGTWAPRVTKEDLLKTVEGFDERLVAITRDLDMDTVNIRAVYDIDPVDTWHTDSVVLVGDAAHSMLHHQGQGANSAIEDGGALADALKRAGSVKEALALYQATRKPVTDELQRISRQGWTEEEIHEVFPGQRPAAEGQE
- a CDS encoding alpha/beta hydrolase yields the protein MTLHPEIAAFLATRPAPPEGPLDPAALRAADEAHVAPPGERLPLHAVEDMTAMTPAGGVPVRVYTPAESERHGLLVYFHGGAFFLGSLDTHDHVARSLAKETGLKVVSAGYRLAPEAAFPAGLDDCCAVVRWAAGDGSGLDWDGTTLAVAGDSSGGTLAAAVAARAHDDGFDRITHQILYYPSLDLDFDADRYPSLRENAVGYGLETAGLKPFNAFYLDSGADPADPLVSPVKRADLTGLPPALVVTAEHDPMRDEGELYGARLRDAGVPATVSRYAGAGHGFVQHFSWIPEYHRVFEETAAFLGRRRTGGEGTP